The genomic DNA GGTGAAGGCGGGGGCGTGGGCGAGTTGTCGCGGTAGCCCACGAGAAAGCTGCCCCGTGGGGTGCCCGTGGCGCACGCGGACTGAAGGAAGAGGACGATGAGAAACCAGCCGCCCAGCAAAGGGCGCGGGCCAACACGACGGGTGGACACGGCGCACCTCCGGAAGCGACGCAGCCTGAGAGCCGTCGCCCCTGAATCACATGGAAGTGCGGGTGCGCCCGTCAATCACGTTCAGCGACACTCAGTCCCGCGTCATCACGAAGTCATCCGCCTGCAGCCAGGTGTCTCCATTGTTGGCCCAGACGCCCGCGAAGATCTCCACACTGTGGTTGGCGCCCGAGTTGAACCGCACGGACAGTTGCGTGTAGCCCCCCAGGGGTTGGGTCAGCTTGAGTTCGTTGAGGATGGGCCCTCCCCGGAGCATCCGCGCGCCGAAGTAGCCCTCGTTCAGGGTGTTGGATGTTTTTACCCAGGCGCTCAGCGTGTACTGGGTGTTGGGCGTCACGGCCACCTCCTGCTTGAGGGCGTTCCACCCCGGCACGTCGTTGCGCACCCAGCCATTGTTGGCTCCCGAGCGCGTGAAGCCGAGGCCTCGGTCCACGCCGCCCTTGCCCTCGACGTACCAGGGCGAGGTGGCGGTCGCGCCCGGCTGCTGCTCGAAGCCCCCCTGCCCCACGAGGTTCGCTCCCCGCGTCAGGCTCACGTCGTCCAACTGCATCCACGTGTCTCCATTCTTCGCCCAGATGCCGCCGTAGACCTCGAGGATGGAGTTCGGCCCGGAGTTGAAGGTGACCGTGAGCTGCGAGTAGTTCGTCAGCGAGCCGAAGGGCACCTCCCCCACGATGGGCCCATTGCCCACGCCCCGCGCGCCGAAGTAGCCCTCCGTGCTGTTGGCGGAGGTGCGCACCCAGCCTCGCAACGTGTAGTCCGTGTGGGGCTGCACGGCCACGCTCTGCTTGAGGGCGTTCCAGCCACTGTTGTAGCGGACGAAGCCCTCGTTGCGTCCCGTGCGCGCCTGCCCCACGCCCCGGTCCACGCCGCCGTTGCCCACCAGCCACCAGGGCGCCATCACGGGCGTGGCCGCCTGGGTCTCGAAGCCGGGCTCGGACAGCAGGTTGTCGCTGAACGCGTCGTCCGTCAGCGTCGCCCGCATCAGGAACGTGTTGTAGGGCGTCCACTGCGACGTGACGAAGTACATGTCCGCCCCGCTCAGGGACCAGGGGTGGATGAAGGCGTTGTACAGGCCGGGGAAGCTCGTCCCCGCGGCGAGGATCTTCTCCCCGCTCCACGGCCCCGTGGGCGTGGCCGCGTCCCGCATGACCACGGCCTGACGGTGCTCGTTCAGGTACGTCATGAGGAAGCGGTTGAAGCCGGTGTGGTAGTCCACGGACAGCTCGCCCGCGATGCCCATCACCACCGGCGCCGCGGCCGCCTGCGAGGCCGACCAGCCGTTGCCGTCCCAATAGCGGTAGTCATTGATGTTCAGCAGCGCGCCCTCGAGCACCCGCGCCAGGTACACGTTGCCGAAGCGGCCATTCGGCGTCGCGTACAGGTAGACGTAGCCGCCGTTCTTCACGAAGGCCGCCATCTGGAAGGGGTTGGTGCGCGCGGCGTTGTTCTGCCACCGGGCGCTCGCGTGCTTCACCCAGTTCTGCCCGTTGTCGTCCGAGTAGGCGATCCCCGCGTAGTTCGTGTCCCACTTGCCCGGATCGCCCCAGTGGCGCACGGACATGTAGTGGATGTAGTGCCGCGAGCCCACCGTGACGCCCGCCGTGGGGATGACGGTGATCTCATCGTTGTCGATCTTCTTCGAGTACAGGAGCTCCTTCGCGTGACGCGAGGTGTCCTGGATCATCGTGGAGAAGGTCAGCCCGTCCGCGAGCGTGCGATCGGACGACTTCGCGAGCACGTTGCTGCGCCAGCCTCCGCCACACCCGCCGTTGCCACACCACCCATGGCCGAAGGTGTCGCCGAACAGCGCGAAGATCTCCCCGCCCCCCTTGTCCCAGAGGATGCCCAGGTCCGTGCCCATCACCTCGTAGTTCGTGTGGGTCTGATTCGGGTTGGGGAGGAACTCTCCCGAGGGGGTGGCGCCCGTCACCCGCGCGACCTTGGTCACGTTCGTCGGAGTGAGCGCCCGGGCCTCGCCCGTGTGGACGGCGGCTCCCAGTGACAGCACCACGGCACACGTCTTCCACGGCTTGGAGTGGATCATCCGGTCGGATTCCCTGAAACGAGTTGGAGCCGGGAACACGGAAACCCCGTGTTCCCGGCCTTCTCATTATCCAGGGAAACCGGTGCTCAGCTGCCAGAATCTGTTTTGGACCTGCGCGTGGACCGCTAGACCTCCTCGAATCTCGTGCCCGTTGCGCCCATCTGCGCCAAGGCGTCCTTGATTTCCTCGGAGACGATCAGGGCGCTCGACCATCCCTCGGGGCGGAAGACCTTGGCGTTCCCCACCTTCACCTTGTCGATGCGCATGCGATCCACGCCCATGTATTGCCCAACCTTGTCAGGCACTCCATGCTCTGGCGTCCAGAAACTCACCTCGGACGCCTCTTCGTCGATGCAGCGGATGAGGCGCGTTGCCACGAGGACAAGGTACTGATCCGGTTGGCCCTCAATGTCCGCGGGGATCAACTGCACGTCGCCTGGGGCACGCTCCGCCAGCAGGGAAGCCACCTTGACGTGGACAACAGGGACCCTCAATCCCGCCTCGGAGAAGTCCAACGGCCTGCCCGCGATCTTGACGGGGATCTTCAACCGCCCCTCCACATGCACGGGCGTTCCTCTCTTGAAGTCCCAGTCCTGCACCTTGCGGCCATGGCCATCGATGGGTGTGGCCAAGTGCCAACGGTGGGGGACATAGACATCATCGGCGAGGTCGAAGAAGCGCTGGGACATAGGGAATTTCTAGCGTCATCTCCCAAGGGTGACGAGCCGGTTCAACTCCGTGCCAGGTGTCGAGATCAGCTTGGCGAGTACATCCATCGCGGGCAGCAAGCGCGCCCGGCATTGAGCGATGCTGCTACAGTCTCCCAGCGCCTCATCCAAGCGCCTGAAGACGATGTCATGGTATCGCTGCGGATGCGGCCCCCTGTGCCCCATGATGGGCACGATGTTTTCTCGATCCGCCAGCCGCATTCCCGCCCTGGCGAAGAGATCCTCGAATCGTGGAGTCCATGGGCCACCCCGCAAGGTGGATTTCTTGTTCGCGATGGTCGCCATGTGGTGCTTCTCCGTGCGGTCACCACGCGCTCCGCGTGCCGCCATCGCGACCGCTCCCGGTGCCAGCGCCACGCTGAAGCCCTCGGCCGTCACCATCACTGACTCCGCCGCGCTCACCTCCGACAACAGGATGCCTTCGCGGGCCGCTGCCTGCATCGACACTTGCGCCGAACCGGGCAGCGTCCCTACCTGCTCCGCGAAGCCCTTGGCCGTGTGCGTCAGTAGCGCCATCGCCACCAGGGCGAACGCTTGCGCCGCCTCACGCGAGAACAACCTACCGAACTTCTCGCCCGCCTCGCGGATCTGCTCGAAGGTGGTTGCAACCTTCACCTCTTTCATCAACTGGAACCAACCGGTGATCAGGTTGTAGAGCGTCTTGGCGCCCACCCAGAGAATGAGCCCCACGGTTGCCCAGGCGGCGATGAACTTCGTGACAGGCTCGGGCATCGCGAGCAGGACGAGCAGCGTCACGACAGTCGCCAGCGCTGCCTGCATCACGGCCCGCATGCTCACGATCTCGCCCAGCGCCTTCTCGAACTCTTCCAGCACCGGACTCTTGCTCAGCGCCATGGCGAGCATGTAGCGGCCTTGCATGTCCATGTACTTCCCGTGAACGAGCGCGCCCCCCAGACAATCGCCCTCGTAACCCTGGGCGCTCCGACACCAGACCTTGTATCGACTAACGAGTTTCTGCTCCTCCTCCGTCAACACACCTTCCAGGGGAGTGCCCGATTCCAGAGGGACGAGCTTTCGCTCCCGGAGTAGATAGAGGTAATCGCCGTACAGTGTGTCGAGTTGAAAAAGCTTCTCCACCGTCTCACGAGGGGTGCCGCTCAGCCTCACCTCACGCGCCAATCTCCGAATGGATTGGGTGACTTCCTCCGGTGGCACCTCCACTGGCCCCGCCGTAGCGATGCGGGTGATGTGAACAAGGGTTTGTCCCCTCGCTCCGCTCTCCACGCGGACAACAGGCGAAGTCGCGCTGCACCCGACCAGCACGGCAAGAATCAGCGCTTCGGCCCTCCACAGAATCTGCCACGGCCTCATGGCTCACCCCTTCTTAACGGGTCGCAGTATTCCTCCTAAGGATCACTGCGACCCTCGACGTTCGGCTCAGCCAACGCGAGCCAGCGGCGCGCCCCCCATCCACCTCTGAAGGAGCGACGCGAGCTGTCCGGCCGCCGAGGCCCGCACCATCCCGTGGTGCTCCCCGGGGATGTGGTGGACCTCGATGGGGCCTGGCACGAGCGCACTCCAACCCGCGCTTGGATCCCTCGCGAGCAGCGGCGATAGATCCGGCCGGGAGGGCACCTCGGGCCGCACCATCACGAGCCGGACGCCCGAGGACCTGGGGCTGTACCGCTCGAGAGCCGTGAGGTGGGCCTCGTACACGCGCAGGGTCCGGCGCAGGTGTGCCTCGCCACTCCCGGGAGGCAGCGCCCCGAGCGATTCGGCCAGACGGGCCAGGTGCCCGAGCTGTTCGTCTGGCGAGAGCCCCGCCCAGGACTCCCACTGGGTCGAGGGCACGGAGAGGCCCAGTTCCTGGGCGGCGAGCAGGAGCAATTCCTCCGAGCGGGCGCGCGCCCCCGCGAAGTGCTCGGGCAGCCAGGAGTCGAGCAGCACCACGCCCGCGCACGGCGTGCCCGCCTCCTCCAACCGCCGCGCCATCTCGTAGACGACGAGGCCTCCGAAGGACCAGCCCAGCAGCCATGTGCCCTCGTTCAAAGGGACTGCCCGCATCGCGTCCAGGTAGGTGCTCGCCATGGACTCGATGTCCTCCAGGGGCGGCGCCTCTCCGTCCAGACCCCGGGCCTGGAAGGCATGCAGGGGCTGCTCCTCGCCCAGGGCCCGGGACAGCGCCAGGAACGCGAGCGCCGAGCCTCCGATGCCGGGAACGGCGAACACCGGAGGATGGGCACCCTCCGCTCGCAAGGTGACGAGCGGCGATGCGATGGGCGCGTCCTCGCGCAGGGACGCGGCCAGGGCCTCCAGGGTGGCGCCCCCGAAGAGCTTCGCGAGCGGCGGCTTGCGCCCGAACTGACGCTCGATGCGCGCCATCAACCGCACGGCGAGCAGCGAGTGGCCACCGAGCGCGAAGAAGTCATCGCGCACCCCCACCGCACGCTGGCCCAGCAACTCCTCCCAGAGGGAGGCCAGTTCCAGCTCGATGCGATCCCTCGGGGCCACGAAGTCGGCACGACCGGTGATCGCGCCTCGCTCCGGCGCGGGGAGGGCCTTGCGCTCGACCTTGCCGTTGGGGTTGAGGGGCAGCGCGGGCAGGGGCACGAAGGCCGAGGGCACCATGTACTCGGGCAGCGCCTCCTTGAGGTGAGCACGCAGCACCGCCACGTCCACCGTCTGGCCCTCGTGGGGCACCACGTACGCCACCAGACGCTTGTCCCCGGGCACGTCCTCGCGCGCCAGCACCACGCCCTCGCGCACCGAGGCGTGGCGGCGCAGCGCCGTCTCCACCTCGCCCAACTCAATCCGGAAGCCACGCACCTTCACCTGTGCGTCCAGCCGACCCAGGTACTCCAGCTGGCCGTCCGCCAACCAGCGCACCCGGTCTCCCGTGCGGTACATGCGCGCTCCGGGCTCTCCGCTGAAGGGGTCCGGCAGGAAGCGCTCGGCGGACAGCTCCGGACGGTGCAGGTAGCCGCGCGCCAGGCCCGCTCCCGCCAGGTACAGCTCCCCGGGCACTCCGGTGGGCACCAGCCCCAAGCGCGTGTCCAGCACGTACGCCTGCGTGCCCGCCAGCGGCCGGCCGATGGTGGGAGGTGTCTCGGCGCTCCGCTCCACCTTCGTCCACGTCGAGTACGTGGTGTCCTCCGTGGGCCCGTACAGGTTGTTGACTTCCTCCACCGTGCCCAGCGCGTACAACGCCCGCGCCAGCTCCAGCGGCAGTGGCTCGCCCGCCAGGTTGACGGTGCGCACACTCGGGGGCAGTCCCTTCATGCGCACCAGCTCCGCCACCGCCGAGGGCACCGTGTTGACGAGTGTCACCTCTTGGGCCAAGGGCAGGCTCGGCAAGGCCAAAGCGTTGTCGGCCAGGTACACCGTGCCCCCGCAACTCCACGGGGCGAACAGCTCGAACACGGACAAGTCGAAGCACACCGAGGTGGCCGCCAGCACCCCCGCCAACTGCTCGCGGGTGAAGGTGGCTAGGGCCCAGTGGATGAAGGCCACCGCCGATCGGTGCTCCAGCGCCACCCCCTTGGGCCGTCCCGTGCTGCCCGAGGTGTAGAGCACGTAGGCCAGGTGGCCTGGAGCGCCCTGCCCTTCGAGCCGGTGCTCGGGCTGGTGGGCCACGGCCTCGAAGCCGTCCAGGCACACCACGTGCTCGTCCGTGGCCTCGGGCGCCAGCGAGCGCTGGGTGACGAGCACCGGACTGCGCGCGTCCTGACGCATGTAGGCCAGGCGCTCCGCCGGGTAGTTGGGGTCGAGCGGCACGTAGGTGCCCCCCGCCTTGAGAATGCCCAACAGGCCCACCACCAGCTCCGCCGAGCGCTCCAGGCACAGGGCCACCGGCACCTCGGGGCCCACCCCTAGCGCCCGCAAGTGCCAGGCCACCTGGTTGGACAGCGTGTCCAACTGCCGATAGGTGAAGCGGCGCGTGCCCACCACCAGCGCCGTGGCTTCCGGCGTGCGGTCCACCTGGGCCTGTACCAACTCGGGCAAGGTGGTGTCCCTCGGGTAGGCGGGCGCGCTCTGGCACCACTCGCCCAGTAGGCGCTGGCGCTCAGCACCCAGCAGCAGGGGCAACTCCCCCACGAGCGCGTCCGGCCGGGCCACCAGTCCCTCCAGCAGCACACGCAGGTGGCCCATCATCCTCTCGGCCGTGCCGCGCGCGAACAGGTCCGTGTTGTACTCCAGCGCACCGCTCAACCCCTCGGGGGTCTCGGTCAGGAAGAGGGACAGATCGAACTTCGCCGTCCGGTGCTCCACCTCCAGGGGAGACAACCGCAAGGGACCTAGCACCAGCTCCGGCATCGGCGCGTTCTGGAGCGCGAACATGACCTGGAACAGAGGACTCCGGCTCTGGTCGCGCTCGGGCTTGAGCTCCTCCACCAGCCGCTCGAACGGCACGTCCTGGTGGGCATAGGCACCCAGAGTGGTCGCCTTCACCTGCGCCAGCAGCTCGCGGAAGCTCGCCTCCGGACGCACCTGGCCACGCAGGACGAGCGTGTTGACGAAGAAGCCAATCAGCCCCTCCAGTTCCGCCTGCCGGCGCCCGGCGATGGGCGAGCCCACGCTGATGTCCCGCTGCCCCGAGTAGCGGTGCAGCAACACCTGCCATGCCGCCAGCAGCAGCATGAAGGACGTGACGCCTTCCTTCCGCGCGAGCGCCTTGAGCCCGTCGGCGAGTTCGCGAGGCAGCGACACCGGCAGATGCGCCCCTCGATAGGTCTGCACGGCGGGACGAGGCTTGTCCGTGGGCAGCTCCAGCGGCGCGTTCCCCGCGAGGAGTTGCTTCCACCACGCCACCTGCTCGTCGAGCACGTCTCCCTGCAACCACTGCCGCTGCCATACCGCGTAGTCCGCGTACTGCACCGGCAGTTCGGGCAGCGGCGATGCCTCCCCTCTCAGGAAGGCCGGGTACAGGGCCGCCACTTCCTTGATGAGCACTCCCATGGACCAGCCGTCCGAGACGATGTGGTGCATGTTGAGCACCAGCACGTGAGCGTGCTCACTCAGCCGCAGCAGCGTCACCCGGAACAGCGGACCCCGCGCCAGCTCGAAGGGCCGTTGTGCCTCCTCGCCCACGAGCCGCAGCGCTTCCGCTTCCCGGTGCGCGCCGGGCAACTCGCCCAGATCGACGACGGCGAAGGGGACGTCCGCCGGAGGCGAGATGCGCTGCACGGGTTGGCCCGCTTCCTCGTGGAAGGTGGTGCGCAGGGCCTCGTGCCGCCGCACCAGGGCGTGGAAGCTCTTCTCCAGCGCGCCCGTGTCCAGCTCGCCCTCCAGGCGCAGCACCACGGGGACATTGTACGAGGCGCTTCCCGGCTCGAGCTGATCCAGGAACCACAGGCGCTGCTGGGCGAAGGACAACGGCGTCGCCCCGGTCCGCTCCACGGGACGCAACGCCAGGGTCCGTGGGCCGCCAGATGGATGCGTCGCGTCGACCCGCTCCGCCAGTGCCTCCAGCGTGGGCGCGTCGAACATCACCTTCAACGGCAGCTCCACCCCGAGCGCCCCGCGAATGCGCGAGACGAGCTGTGTGGCCAGCAGCGAGTGGCCGCCGAGCGCGAAGAAGTTGTCCTCGCGGCCCACTCGATCCACCCGGAGCACTTCGCTCCACAACGTGGCCAGGGTCTGCTCGGTGGGCGTGCGCGGCGGCGTCGAGACCGTCCCGGAAGCCTCGTCCCGAGAGCGCTCCGGCGCGGGCAAGGCCTTGCGCTCGACCTTGCCGTTGGGGTTGAGGGGCAGCGCGGGCAGGGGCACGAAGGCCGAGGGCACCATGTACTCGGGCAGTGCTTCCTTGAGGTGGGCGCGCAGCAGCGCCACGTCCACCGTCTGGCCCTCGTGGGGCACCACGTACGCCACCAGACGCTTGTCCCCGGGCACGTCCTCGCGCGCCAGCACCACGCCCTCGCGCACCGAGGCGTGGCGGCGCAGCGCCGTCTCCACCTCGCCCAACTCAATCCGGAAGCCACGCACCTTCACCTGTGCGTCCAGCCGACCCAGGTACTCCAGCTGGCCGTCCGCCAACCAGCGCACCCGGTCTCCCGTGCGGTACATGCGCGCTCCGGGCTCTCCGCTGAAGGGGTCCGGCAGGAAGCGCTCGGCGGACAGCTCCGGACGGTGCAGGTAGCCGCGCGCCAGGCCCGCGCCCGCCAAGTATAGCTCCCCGGGCACTCCGGTGGGCACCAGTCCCAGGCGCGTGTCCAACACGTACGCCTGCGTGCCCGCCAGCGGCCGGCCGATGGTGGGAGGTGTCTCGGCGCTCCGCTCCACCTTCGTCCACGTCGAGTACGTGGTGTCCTCCGTGGGCCCGTACAGGTTGTTGACTTCCTCCACCGTGCCCAGCGCGTACAGCGCCCGTGCCAGCTCCAGCGGCAGTGGCTCGCCCGCCAGGTTGACGGTGCGTACGCTCGGGGGCAGCCCCTTCATGCGCACCAGCTCCGCCACCGCCGAGGGCACCGTGTTGACGAGTGTCACCTCTTGGGCCAAGGGCAGGCTCGGCAAGGCCAAAGCGTTGTCGGCCAGGTACACCGTGCCCCCGCAACTCCACGGGGCGAACAGCTCGAACACGGACAAGTCGAAGCACACCGAGGTGGCCGCCAACACGCCCGCTAACTGCTCACGGGTGAAGGTGGCCAGGGCCCAGTGGATGAAGGCCACCGCCGAGCGGTGCTCCAGCGCCACCCCCTTGGGCCGTCCCGTGCTGCCCGAGGTGTAGAGCACATACGCCAGGTGGCCTGGAGCGCCCTGCCCTTCGAGCCGATGCTCGGGCTGGTGGGCCACGGCCTCGAAGCCGTCCAGGCACACCACGTGCTCGTCCGTGGCTTCGGGCGCCAGCAAGCGCTGGGTGACGAGCACCGGGCTGCGCGCGTCCTGGCGCATGTAGGCCAGGCGCTCCGCCGGGTAGTTCGGGTCGAGCGGCACATAGGTGCCTCCCGCCTTGAGAATGCCCAACAGGCCCACCACCAGCTCCGCCGAGCGCTCCAGGCACAGGGCCACCGGCACCTCGGGGCCCACCCCTAGCGCCCGCAAGTGCCAGGCCACCTGGTTGGACAGCGTGTCCAACTGCCGATAGGTGAAGCGGCGCGTGCCCACCACCAGCGCCGTGGCTTCCGGCGTGCGGTCCACCTGGGCCTGTACCAACTCGGGCAAGGTGGTGTCCCTCGGGTAGGCGGGCGCGCTCTGGCACCACTCGCCCAGTAGGCGCTGGCGCTCAGCACCCAGCAGCAGGGGCAACTCCCCCACGAGCGCGTCCGGCCGGGCCACCAGTCCCTCCAGCAACACATGCAGGTGGCCCATCATCCGCTCGGCCGTGCCGCGCACGAACAGGTCCGTGTTGTACTCCAACGCGCCGTTCAACCCCTCGGGGGTCTCGACCAGGGCGAGGGACAGATCGAACTTCGCCGTCCGGTATTCCACTTCCACCGGCTTGAGCGTCAGCCCCTCCAGCGTCAACTCCGACGTGGGGGCGTTCTGGAGCGCGAACATGACCTGGAACAGAGGACTCCGGCTCTGGTCGCGCTCGGGCTTGAGCTCCTCCACCAGCCGCTCGAAGGGCACGTCCTGGTGGACGTACGCGCCGAGGGTGGTCGCCTTCACCTGCGCCAGCAGTTCGCGGAAGCGCATCTCCGGACGAACCTGGCCGCGCAGGACGAGCGTGTTGACGAAGAAGCCAATCAACCCCTCCAGCTCCGCCTGTCGGCGTCCGGCGATGGGCGAGCCCACGCTGATGTCCTGTTGCCCCGAGTAGCGGTGCAGCAGCACCTGCCATGCCGCCAGCAGCAGCATGAAGGGCGTGACGCCCTCCTTCTGGGCGAGTGCCTTGAGCCCTTCGCTCAGCTCCCGGGACAGACTCACGCGCAGATGGTCACCCCGGAAGGACCGCACGGCGGGACGAGGCTTGTCCGTGGGCAGCTCCAGCGGCACGTTCCCCGCGAGGAGCTGCTTCCACCACGCCACCTGCTCGTCGAGCACGTCTCCCTGCAACCACTGCCGCTGCCACACCGCGTAGTCCGCGTACTGCACCGGCAACTCGGGCAGGGGCGGCGCCTCCCCTCTCAGGAAGGCCGGGTACAGGGCCGCCACTTCCTTGATGAGCACCCCCATGGACCAACCGTCCGAGACGATGTGGTGCATGTTGAGCACCAGCACATGAGCGTGCTCGCTCAGCCGCAGCAGCGTCACCCGGAACAACGGACCTCGCGCCAGCTCGAAGGGCCGTCGCGCCTCGTCTCCAGCGAGCCGCAGGGCCTCGGCCTCGCGCTGCTCCTCGGGCCGTGCGCCCAGGTCGACGAAGGTCCATGGCACCTCCGCCGGAGGCGAGATGCGCTGCACGGGCTGGCCCGCTTCCTCGTGGAAGGTGGTGCGCAGGGCCTCGTGCCGCCGCACCAGGGCGTGGAGGCTCTTCTCCAGCGCCCCGATGTCCAATGCGCCTTCCAGCCGGAACACCAGGGGGACGTTGTACGAGGAGCCTCCCGGCTGGAGTTGATCCAGGAACCACAGGCGCCGCTGGGCGAAGGACAACGGCGTCGCTCCGCTCCGCTCCGTGGGGACCAGGGGCGGGGCCTTCCGGGTGATGAGCGTCCGGGGCGTCTCGTCGATG from Melittangium boletus DSM 14713 includes the following:
- a CDS encoding AHH domain-containing protein; protein product: MRPWQILWRAEALILAVLVGCSATSPVVRVESGARGQTLVHITRIATAGPVEVPPEEVTQSIRRLAREVRLSGTPRETVEKLFQLDTLYGDYLYLLRERKLVPLESGTPLEGVLTEEEQKLVSRYKVWCRSAQGYEGDCLGGALVHGKYMDMQGRYMLAMALSKSPVLEEFEKALGEIVSMRAVMQAALATVVTLLVLLAMPEPVTKFIAAWATVGLILWVGAKTLYNLITGWFQLMKEVKVATTFEQIREAGEKFGRLFSREAAQAFALVAMALLTHTAKGFAEQVGTLPGSAQVSMQAAAREGILLSEVSAAESVMVTAEGFSVALAPGAVAMAARGARGDRTEKHHMATIANKKSTLRGGPWTPRFEDLFARAGMRLADRENIVPIMGHRGPHPQRYHDIVFRRLDEALGDCSSIAQCRARLLPAMDVLAKLISTPGTELNRLVTLGR
- a CDS encoding DUF4185 domain-containing protein — encoded protein: MIHSKPWKTCAVVLSLGAAVHTGEARALTPTNVTKVARVTGATPSGEFLPNPNQTHTNYEVMGTDLGILWDKGGGEIFALFGDTFGHGWCGNGGCGGGWRSNVLAKSSDRTLADGLTFSTMIQDTSRHAKELLYSKKIDNDEITVIPTAGVTVGSRHYIHYMSVRHWGDPGKWDTNYAGIAYSDDNGQNWVKHASARWQNNAARTNPFQMAAFVKNGGYVYLYATPNGRFGNVYLARVLEGALLNINDYRYWDGNGWSASQAAAAPVVMGIAGELSVDYHTGFNRFLMTYLNEHRQAVVMRDAATPTGPWSGEKILAAGTSFPGLYNAFIHPWSLSGADMYFVTSQWTPYNTFLMRATLTDDAFSDNLLSEPGFETQAATPVMAPWWLVGNGGVDRGVGQARTGRNEGFVRYNSGWNALKQSVAVQPHTDYTLRGWVRTSANSTEGYFGARGVGNGPIVGEVPFGSLTNYSQLTVTFNSGPNSILEVYGGIWAKNGDTWMQLDDVSLTRGANLVGQGGFEQQPGATATSPWYVEGKGGVDRGLGFTRSGANNGWVRNDVPGWNALKQEVAVTPNTQYTLSAWVKTSNTLNEGYFGARMLRGGPILNELKLTQPLGGYTQLSVRFNSGANHSVEIFAGVWANNGDTWLQADDFVMTRD
- a CDS encoding imm11 family protein encodes the protein MSQRFFDLADDVYVPHRWHLATPIDGHGRKVQDWDFKRGTPVHVEGRLKIPVKIAGRPLDFSEAGLRVPVVHVKVASLLAERAPGDVQLIPADIEGQPDQYLVLVATRLIRCIDEEASEVSFWTPEHGVPDKVGQYMGVDRMRIDKVKVGNAKVFRPEGWSSALIVSEEIKDALAQMGATGTRFEEV